One stretch of Arachis duranensis cultivar V14167 chromosome 1, aradu.V14167.gnm2.J7QH, whole genome shotgun sequence DNA includes these proteins:
- the LOC110276525 gene encoding uncharacterized protein LOC110276525, which translates to MAKGRKLTTARSDRFLAATTTYSHASTASETSEFREEDIWSSSEDRDRHLTLSHDDWEPRASPRRREDHSHHRHVGGLSLAFEDPKAGTNNGAMTATSSSRIVHQYRAQHDAVSSRRGRHVAASAPVNVPDWSKILRVDSVESLHEMKDGFDDEDDDDGDSEMVPPHEYLARSRKMAANSVFEGVGRTLKGRDMRRYSHCLPIVNYFKNLFEDHNEAGIVLDMEKTYPPLAEEISKRIYDQSNVEERRQSSTLDY; encoded by the exons ATGGCCAAAGGCCGCAAGCTCACTACCGCGCGAAGCGACCGCTTCCTCGCTGCCACAACCACCTACTCCCACGCCTCCACCGCCTCCGAAACTTCCGAGTTCCGGGAAGAGGACATCTGGTCCTCGTCGGAGGATCGTGACCGCCACCTCACTCTCTCACATGACGACTGGGAGCCACGCGCCTCTCCCCGCCGCAGGGAGGACCACTCGCACCACCGCCACGTGGGAGGTCTCTCCCTCGCGTTCGAGGACCCCAAGGCCGGGACAAATAATGGCGCCATGACTGCTACCTCCTCCTCGAGGATCGTGCACCAGTACCGCGCGCAGCACGACGCCGTTTCTTCGCGTCGGGGTCGCCACGTGGCGGCGTCTGCGCCAGTGAACGTGCCGGATTGGAGCAAGATACTCCGAGTGGATTCGGTGGAATCGCTGCACGAGATGAAAGATGGTTTTGACGACGAAGACGACGACGACGGCGATTCTGAGATGGTTCCACCGCACGAGTACTTGGCGCGCAGCCGGAAGATGGCGGCGAACTCTGTTTTTGAAGGAGTGGGTCGCACGTTAAAGGGCCGCGACATGCGGCGG TATTCTCATTGTCTACCTATCGTAAATTACTTCAAGAATCTCTTTGAAGATCATAACGAAGCCGGCATCGTGCTTGATATGGAGAAGACTTATCCCCCGTTAGCAGAGGAAATTTCCAAGAGGATATATGACCAGTCTAATGTTGAGGAAAGAAGGCAATCTTCAACATTGGATTATTAA
- the LOC107467255 gene encoding uncharacterized protein LOC107467255, with protein sequence MVELQSCSSLVNASALCVIEQEVKGESVNVVAEISAELERERQKNSELMKRISMLEAQLRERNIETQESHHQHAGAASSKKFKRQRIEQATDEEEKNNNAKSEMASQYRPGIDPAKCLINEADSESVADFNETDSDDDCDDNYDDDRVSQRHEEIEGIIETVNEKKGYLASYVKQDDHENQKTNHSEKREVKSQEGTKIRETEFEVPSSGFIIHKSQNKKPQKVAFSPKEVKRIIESEALLQKNAQSHTIRKIIVFSSLGIRHGCEDMYELDLKHFSILNKEEPYVSPTNPGEHVLYENPGVRRKIFYPNRENPVLCPVQILEEENAMRPCDPSCPSCLFLCIKYGGRTRNLPQNEYVRQRMGRNKLKSFGPVMCRMGMLVHIRSGSFFFKALGITLLFMAGFPDDLVQRETKYHNLDLLHKYYRTDEDAEGEQLFLPIPIACDNGSKNPENLTGKTVAAKSKGRKNTSDIFKPYSSINAPSYHQQLAPTGSAQTQFAMAAFHSIPFPSQISQDTPHHMPNPILATGNNNSYYMLPPQPASTIVPVMYWPPPNTYLHGHYPSTYGYQFLPCAASYMPFHTTQPNYNHPSCSSTFPKLLEGGGKNDLASEQCDSDTDSTEDHDASATASMTCHK encoded by the exons ATGGTAGAACTTCAATCCTGTTCAAGCTTGGTCAATGCCTCGGCATTGTGTGTAATAGAGCAAGAAGTTAAGGGAGAGAGTGTCAATGTTGTTGCTGAGATTTCAGCTGAATTAGAAAGAGAAAGGCAGAAGAATTCGGAGCTTATGAAGAGAATATCAATGCTGGAAGCTCAGCTAAGAGAAAGAAATATAGAAACTCAa GAAAGTCATCATCAACATGCAGGTGCAGCAAGctcaaagaaattcaaaaggCAGAGGATAGAACAAGCAACtgatgaagaagagaaaaataataatgccaAAAGTGAAATGGCTTCACAGTATAGACCTGGCATTGATCCAGCAAAGTGCTTAATCAATGAAGCAGACTCTGAATCTGTTGCAGATTTCAATGAAACAGATAGTGATGATGACTGtgatgataattatgatgatgATAGAGTTAGTCAAAGACATGAAGAAATTGAAGGCATTATTGAAACtgttaatgaaaaaaaaggttACTTAGCTAGTTATGTGAAACAAGATGATCATGAAAATCAAAAGACAAATCATTCCGAGAAGAGAGAAGTCAAATCACAAGAAGgcacaaaaattagagagaCTGAATTTGAGGTACCTTCATCAGGATTCATCATACATAAATCACAGAACAAAAAACCTCAGAAGGTGGCTTTTAGCCCAAAAGAAGTTAAGAGGATAATAGAGTCTGAAGCCCTTTTACAAAAGAATGCTCAGTCCCACACAATAAGGAAAATCATAGTTTTTTCATCCCTTGGCATAAGACATGGCTGTGAAGATATGTATGAGCTGGACTTGAAGCATTTTAGCATTTTGAATAAAGAAGAACCATATGTATCACCAACAAACCCTGGG GAGCATGTTTTATATGAGAATCCTGGTGTTCGGAGGAAAATCTTTTATCCAAATAGAGAGAATCCTGTGTTGTGTCCTGTCCAGATACTTGAAGAAGAAAATGCCATGCGTCCATGTGATCCTAGCTGTCcatcatgcttattcttgtgtATTAAGTATGGTGGAAGGACAAGAAATCTTCCGCAAAATGA GTATGTGAGGCAGCGCATGGGAAGAAACAAATTGAAGTCATTTGGGCCAGTTATGTGCCGAATGGGAATGTTGGTTCATATTAGAAGTggaagcttcttcttcaaggcACTTGGTATCACACTTCTGTTTATGGCAGGATTTCCTGATGATCTAGTTCAGAGAGAAACCAAATACCACAACTTAGACTTGCTTCACAAATATTACAG GACTGATGAGGATGCTGAGGGGGAGCAGCTGTTTCTTCCAATTCCAATTGCATGTGACAAT GGAAGCAAAAATCCTGAAAACTTGACTGGAAAAACAGTTGCTGCAAAATCCAAGGGGAGAAAGAACACTAGTGACATCTTCAAGCCTTATAGTTCTATAAATGCCCCATCATATCATCAACAATTAGCACCAACAGGTTCAGCACAAACTCAATTTGCAATGGCAGCATTTCATTCTATCCCATTCCCATCTCAGATTTCCCAAGATACTCCTCATCACATGCCAAATCCAATTCTTGCCACTGGTAATAACAATTCATATTATATGCTGCCACCACAACCAGCAAGTACTATTGTACCTGTGATGTATTGGCCTCCACCAAATACATATCTTCATGGACACTATCCTTCCACATATGGATACCAGTTTCTTCCTTGTGCTGCAAGTTACATGCCATTCCACACAACACAACCTAATTACAATCACCCAAGCTGCAGTTCCACCTTCCCAAAGTTGTTAGAAGGTGGTGGAAAGAATGATTTAGCCTCCGAACAATGTGACAGCGATACTGATAGCACTGAGGACCATGATGCAAGTGCAACTGCTTCCATGACATGCCACAAATGA
- the LOC107466751 gene encoding peroxidase 42: protein MAPKTCFLFFLALVSFSAVLAFAEEDDPGLVMNFYKETCPQAEDIIKEQVKLLYKRHKNTAFSWLRNIFHDCAVQRCDASLLLDSTRRTLSEKETDRSFGLRNFRYIETIKEAVERECPGVVSCADILVLSARDGIVSLGGPYIPLKTGRRDGRRSRAEVVEQYLPDHNESISSVLDKFGAMGIDTPGVVALLGAHSVGRTHCVKLVHRLYPEVDSALNPEHVPHMLKKCPDSIPDPKAVQYVRNDRGTPMVLDNNYYRNILDNKGLLLVDHQLAHDKRTKPFVKKMAKSQDYFFKEFSRAITILSENNPLTGSKGEIRKQCNLANKIRTTDDEP, encoded by the exons ATGGCTCCCAAAACTtgtttcctcttcttcttaGCTTTAGTATCCTTTTCAGCAGTACTGGCTTTTGCGGAAGAAGATGATCCTGGCCTTGTTATGAACTTCTACAAGGAGACATGCCCTCAGGCTGAAGACATCATCAAAGAACAAGTGAAGCTTCTCTACAAGCGCCACAAGAACACTGCATTCTCCTGGCTCAGGAACATTTTCCATGACTGTGCTGTTCAG AGGTGTGATGCATCGCTGCTTTTGGactccacaagaagaaccttgTCTGAGAAGGAGACTGACCGAAGCTTCGGGCTGAGGAACTTCAGGTACATTGAGACCATCAAGGAAGCTGTGGAGAGAGAGTGCCCTGGAGTTGTTTCCTGTGCTGATATCCTTGTCCTTTCTGCCAGAGATGGCATTGTTTCT CTAGGAGGTCCTTACATCCCTCTAAAAACAGGAAGAAGGGATGGTAGAAGGAGCAGAGCTGAGGTCGTTGAACAGTACCTTCCAGACCACAATGAATCCATTTCTTCCGTTCTCGACAAGTTTGGCGCCATGGGAATCGACACTCCCGGCGTAGTTGCATTACTTG GAGCACACAGCGTTGGGCGAACCCACTGCGTGAAGTTGGTGCACCGTTTGTACCCGGAGGTAGACTCAGCGCTGAACCCAGAGCATGTGCCGCACATGCTGAAGAAGTGCCCGGACTCCATTCCGGACCCAAAGGCCGTACAGTATGTGAGAAATGACCGTGGTACCCCCATGGTTCTGGACAACAACTACTACAGGAACATCTTGGACAACAAGGGGCTCTTGCTGGTGGATCACCAATTGGCCCATGACAAAAGGACTAAGCCTTTTGTGAAGAAAATGGCTAAGAGTCAGGACTATTTCTTCAAGGAATTCTCCAGAGCCATTACCATTCTGTCTGAGAACAACCCTCTCACTGGCTCTAAAGGTGAGATTAGAAAGCAGTGCAATCTTGCCAACAAGATCCGTACCACCGACGACGAGCCTTAG